ATGTTGGGTAATGGTTTTTCTTTGGCTCTAaattattcatgccttcatgTATCGTGCTATGGTTACTtcctttgctatatacttgctgaaTCTTGTGGTTCAcgttgtttcttttgtcattccaggtaatggaAGATAGTTATTTTTGGGGTGAGTtctggttagatgtgtacagagatgtcccggCCTTAAAGATTTGTGGGTGTATGATTAGGGCAAAAATTTGagggtttattttatttctaaaaccTTGTTGCcctatattttcaaaatgtatGGGCTGTAAGCCCAGGATGTTGATGTAATGAGtgttatgtaatttattttggctcctattaTTGGTGAGCAAATtcgaaaaataaatttcttataaatcTGAGTATCTATATGCATTTTGAATGGACATTTTCTCGGACTTCCTGTGCTAGTGGGAAAAATCTGGGAACGGGCACTGACAGTTTAtctgtacaaaaattattagtacaaataaacttagatttatttacaaaatttattagattttaaagatattttctatcaaatatttagaattatttacttacaaaattatttctctGACTCATAAATCgtgaatcaatttttttttttctagtttaaCATTAAGTTGGAGTCTAAAaatcttacatatatatatatattttatttatttagtataaatatataatttatatagtatTTTTGGCTTATTATTGTTTGGTtagtatattaattatatattacttaTATGTGAATTAAtccttctttttttaataagatCTCAATTCTAACGATGATTTCATTAGATATCTTACAActagaatctttttttttttttcaatctagTTCCTCCACCACCGtgaaccctatttagatttaaGCATGCTACACTTTTTAGTTATTGGGAGAATCCAAATATTCTCTTTCGAATTTATGAAACAACTCTCagagatctttttttttttttttttagaagatACAAGAGTGAAACAATCAATCTATTGATATTGAAAGATCTAAAGGAGTCTTCCAATGTATCATTTTTGGGTCTAATAGAATTCATAGGTATATGAAGAAGTCCTATCAAATAGAGATTTTTTATTTCGACCATATTTCGATTGTTAATACGATATATAAGGACCGCTATTGCAAAGATTATTACACTCTTGATTGTGAATACCGATTGCTTGTTAAACCCTGTGAATTGCGTAAAAATAGGATACTCCaaatttgaagttttttttattatttatatatattattttatatttattattgagtataaaatattatttttatgtgtatatattatttatattttattaatttttaaaaataaataaaatattatttttttgtttagtgATGGACAGCTACCGGTCGCTATTTTAAACAAAGACGGGCAATTGCCTATTGCTAATTTCCCCCATCCCCGATCGCCCACCAGCCACCCCcttcaaatttgaaaatccCTCATCCTATTTAAatcctctccccccccccccccccatctgCACTCCCcatctctcctcttttctctctcatctccccTCCCCTTCTCTGCACTCCCTGCCTCACTCTCAAAGTTCtgtccaattttttttgttgcagtCTCGTCTTCATTTGGAAGATACGAGTATCAACAAGATCTGTaaggtattttattttcctttctctgtgcattatatttttagtattttgtcatttcaatttttaaatgcatatttgaaTGTTTcttagatgaaaaatatctaTGTTAGTTATAGATTGATTCGTTTTAAttaatatgttaaataaaaaaaatgatcgCAACATATTATTTTTAGCTGTTAATTTTAGCTATTAATATAGCGGACTTTTCTCGGATAATCCTGCTAACATCGAAAAATCTGAAAGGAGGTCGTCATATAAATGGATACAGAAACAATAACTCAAATTaaacaccaaatatttttttccttacttgCTCACTGATCTACCAAAGCTAAAATAAAGCATTTCCAATAACATTTTAACTTACACAATTCTTTAGACTCAAAGGCCatacaatcaaaatataagggAAAATATCATTTACAAAATGAATCTCATTCTACATGCCCTCAAAACAAACCACTCCTATAGACCTTTTCGTCTGAGATATCTCCGTACACAACTAAACTCGAGCTCTAGCCTCACTAAACTCGCCCTTTGGAATTGTTtttcccttacttggaatgacaagAATAACAAGGTTCagtaagcatatatatatatatatattacaacaaataGAGCAATATAGTTAAGGCATAGATAAATCAAAGTGAAATAGACCCGACTTCCCAAgtacaagtagcatttttcATTAGTTtccatcattattatcattcccatgcctttgtcattatgcattttatgcatcgtttcatttctcatgaatacaTAGATTTTTCATGCATCACATTGGCTCTCCAAGCCTTTCAtttacatacatgcatacatatatatagaaaaagcatttagccattcatttggcttgagcatcgcctaccgggttttatggccacctcacctgTGTTCtttaggatatcattttctcatCCCGCGGAACATAGTcaccacacaaaataataggtgcgcaaataataataccatgcaatgcttATGAAGatttcaagtaaacatatcgaacatgcttcattattagaaatgttctcatcaCATCATGCGCACTTAGgtatttcaagattatatcctcacatgagccaatgatattttcacCACATGATTTAGCATCATTCATCGAGATTTATTTCCATACCATTTCTCAAGGTTAAacaagttgattacatgaattcaccatttaaaaattcatgattttcatttttaattctcacAATTAATTAACTTCCCTATTTTTGGAATACCTACATATCCACGAGATGATTTTCAAGCCaactaaaacatcacaagagctttggggaagaattacaaatattaaaaaacaatcggaccaaaaagaaagaattaatgCATTCTGTTAGTTGATCGAataaaagagttagtcaaccAACTAGGAACTTATTCAACTGATGAAGAAGACTTAGTTgactaaatagggacttggTTGACTGAGCAAAACACTTAGTTGACTAACAGAAACCAAAATACCCATTTGATCGATCGATTGAAACACTTGATCGACTAACAGAAAGCAACATactcacttggtcgaccgattaaAACACTTGATCGACTAACAGAATTTAAAACACCCACTTAGTTGACAGAATGAGGTCTTAGTCGACTAACAAAGGCttgaaactaaaaataacaacgataacccacaaaactcaacattccaagcaagatacaccaaaaccttgcttctctaaaattcctaatcaatcaagtgtcattcccTTGTGAATGTAGGGTGAGTTAGACCTTAACGACAACTCTTAAAAAGACCAGCAATGATAAAACACAAAgtttaaagaaatgagaaagtAACCCACCAATCAACACGAGCTCAAGATTAGATCTTCTAAGAAAACAAAAGATTCGGAGACAAAGGAACCGAGAAGGAAACCAACTTGacccaagagaaaaagaatCAAAGTTTGCATTAACAAGTAAAATCAACATGAACTTGCATAGAAATAACATAGAAGGAATAAGAAATTGTATTTAGAACGAGAACTTGCCTCCAAAAAGAAACAAGGGGGAAAAGGAGTTTGCCTTATGATGCTTGGTCCAAAGAGAAGAACAACTAGCTACAACTTTCTACTTGAAGCTTCAATGGAAATTatcaacaaagaaagaaaatgaaagaagaacaacaagatgaaaaagaaatggTTGCTCGGGAAATgaaggaaagaaggaaagagagagagaaatgaagacaaggaaaagaaaggttATGGGGAAGGAGTGGCTGAAATTAGCTTTTCAACCATCCCCTTGGCCAAATTACCACTTTGCCTCTCTCACTAACACACACACCACAActcattaaacccattttggacttttgcctttttttcttttcttttccattttcctttttatccaATATCActtataaattcatttataataatactcatttatgaaattttcatttcaccCTTACTTTTCACACACTCAATGGACAACTTCAAGCCCTCGttagacttttcataatttattcattttgattaattaaaatacacaaatttttATACTCATGGGCTCAATAcccatttcattagcccaacaCAATGGCCCCAATATAAATTCTTAGGCCCAAAGGCTTCACAAcctcattcttaaataaaacacaacccaatAAACTGGGTTTCAATCCATGTTTTCTTTAAAAGCCCAATCCCTTAAATTAGGCATTTCACAACATTTATAACACCTAATTCTTGAGGCTAATTTTTCACATATAATGAATTAAAATTCCAATAAAACTCTAGACCAACTAACGGTCattacaattaatttataataattagtagttatttgattaatatttctgttagttatttttaatgattaattgttaattttaatatcacttttatttatatttattgcatatatattattgtttattttacatttatatagttgtatattttgtatatattattgtatattatgtatatgttattaaggatttaaaagagaaattattagaaaatgtgtaaactataaataaaaaattgtcacgtcaatttttttttgccaatgaaatattaattatatataaaaaaataaaataaatatacaatttatttgtaaaaattatttttatttatatttattattattaaataaatataaaaatttacgtttggatttttatttatataatttatagttttttttattttttaatttacctttaaatttttatttatttttatttttttcttgaatcagTGACTAaaataattctataaaaaataaaagaaattatatccaTCACTGATTCAGTTGCTAAAATTACCGACGTcaattttagtgatggaatctGTCTTTCACTAAATTCGTCGCTGAATaaattagcgatgaaatttGAAGTTTTAGCAATAGAATTTTCCATTactaaaaattagattttttttttatagtgaattAAGATATCATTCAAAATTAAAGCCAGACCCATGCATGTCGTTCAAAAACCCAACGACATTTCCCTAACAATTGTGATAACATTATATCACAAAGGCAGTGACAATGAAGGAAACATGAGGATATTTCACGCACCTACACTACTATCTTAATTACTCCTTTAGAACTCGATTGCAACTTATTCTAGAGAAAGAGAACAAAGTGAATTTATCTATGAACATTGGTAGCCTGGAGGAACACTTTTTGAGCAAACATTGAGGAGCAAACTCATGGAAAGCGGGATATTGATGTTCATGCCAAACATGTTTGCTTTGAAGGCAATGCAAAGGCAAGTAGCAGCTTCAAAATCAGCAAGGCCTTGGAAGAGGCTGCAACATGGAGCCACTGGCAGGTCACCTGTAGTCATATTAAGCAACCCATCGAGGACACTAGTGCACATACCAAATTTGAGAACATCTGTTGGGCAGGCGCTTGTGGACGGGCTAGGACTTGGTGCTAGCTTTGCcattggttttggttttggattCGGAGGGAAAGTGCCATGGGCACTTACAAGAGCATAGAAGAGAAGATtgacaaagaagaaaagaacaagTGACGCATTGCCCTTTAAACCCATTTGTCGAACCTAGATATCCTTTCTAAACAATAGTATTAGCAATAAGTAGAAACTCTAGAGGTGATGACTGATGAGAAGAGAAGTAATGATGGAGAATATTAAAAGCGGGTGGTGGGTTGTTATTATAGGGAGAAGAAAGAGGGCTTAGTCTTACATTGACTTTGCACGCCCACGTTAAGTTCAAACTACAGATCCACTTATGATGCATGGCTTggtttaattactaaaattagctcatgttttaaaaattacattaaccTTGTGTAATGTGTCATGGACTTGCTAGATATTTTACACATTAAGAATGAGTGGGTCAactaattatttgaaaaagtctaatttaattaccatcagaagattgatttttaaataaaaaataaaaaattgtttcatATTTTGTTCGGGCATTTTAGTAAGTATATAGTCGCAAAATTGTAGAgagatgagttttttttttttattattaaaatcgTTTTCTAAATAATGTAATCACCTAAAAGCGTCTTCAAGAAGTGGCTTGAATAAGTAAGTTAACTAGTTATCATTATAAGATTCATTTTTGTTTGAACTattcaaaattctcttaattagcTCTGTCTATTTAGCAAGTCTTTGTTCCTGATGGCCGCTTAATGCGAGTTTGTAGGCTTACaaagtccttttttttttttttttaacatttcaatatttttaatatgcaATAGTTTCTTGATTAATTATTGGGATATATGCAACAAAGAGGGAAGGGGTTATGGTAGGCTTGCCCTATTCTTGCATAGCCATGGAGGCAGCGAGCTAGGCGGCTCATTGGCTTGGCATCACTGCTTTCAGTCACCACGATTGATCTAAAAAATGAaggggaggggggagagagattgagggacACAATTAAAAGATGTTATGGATGCTTCTTGAGAAAACATTTGTGAGATTTATCGTATCCACATCAATGACCATTGATTGTCTAGTAAATATACTAATTTGTAttaagtaatataatgaatataaattcaagtatggggggggggggggggggggcggcaCAATTACAAGATGTTCATATTCAAGTTAGAGTAGATTTATCGTATTTATATCAATGACCATTGATTGCTCAAAATCTAGTAAATATGTTAATTCgtatcaaataatataataaatttgagTTTAAGTATCGATCCTTTAGGGACTAACTTATTTAACTAGTGGAATTATAGAATTacctattttaaattaaatgtatcaaatattaataattttattaaattaattaattaaaataataaaataaaataaatttgatattcaAATAGCgacttaaacaaaacaaatcaataaattttaataactaagacATATGTATGAATTTAGTTATGCAATGCGAATTATAGATTTTATGCaaatgagggggggggggggggacaatTACAAGATGTTATGGACGCTTCTTAGAGAAAACATTTGTTAGATTTATCGTATTCATATCAATGATGATTGATTGCTCAAAATCTAGTAAATATGTTAATTCGtatcaagtaatataatgaatatgAGTTTAAGTATCGATCCTTTAGgggttaatttatttaactagtGGAATTATAGAATTACCTATTTTAAATTAAACGTATCAaatattaagaattttattaaattaattaattaaaataacaaaataaaataaattttattcaaataacaacttaaacaaaataaatcaatagattttaataactaaaacaCGTGTATGAACCTATCTATACAATgcaaattatgaattttatgcgaatgaattaataaattatgtcaGGGTGAAATCTCCTAATGCATTTGTTATCCTATCTCTAGGTTATAATAAAGCCATTCtcatttaattagtttttatatttctatgaaaatttaattaaacaagATAGCATTACAATTTATGAAATTCCTAATTTACAGTGAGATTTGTGGGTTACCTTATTACTAAAAGTCGCacaaagaaattgaattttatctctaattggttttactttatggtgtataATACTTATGATGCAATCCCTAACCTATTCTATCTCCTCTCGAtctcaagattaggcatcaaatcatATAATTGATAGTCAACCATTCACAAACATTGAATCTAATATCACACAACTTAatataatctaaattatttaatctcataaaatcataaaaagtgCAACATAGTTTCTGCCAATACATTGCcttagtttaaataaattattttatgatagaattaattaaaatccaaattaACGGTagagtataaaaaaattaattaaacaagaaagaagaagaaaggctGCCTGCCCAAATCCGAAACCAGATCCGAACCAAATCCGTCCGTTGCTACTCGCCCGCTTGCCCGCGTTGCCTTCTGCCTTGCGGCTGCTGCTTGCGTGGGTTGGCTTGCAGCCGCTGTGCGTGAGTCTCCTGCTGCTTGCTGTCTTGCTTGTGAAGCTCTTGCTTCAGCTTGATTCAGCACTGTTCTTCTCTTTATTAAATTGCTActtcttctgttttttttttcgcCGGTTCCAACCTctgtttttcttctatttcttccctcttttatattaatattctgCTGCCCTAGTCCTTCTCCAATTTGAATTCTTCCTTGTATCCACCTTGATCTCCTCTTTTAATTTGTATCTTTACTTGCCGAGAATTCATTATCCTtagttaaaattaattctttaattaatttataatattaattttaaaattaacattataaattaacttattATATCCTTTTGCATCAAATTATTCGAATTAATCCCTTTTACTTGTTTCCTACAAAAAGAAgttcaaattatataaaatccaaaaaaactcacattttaagtaagaaaaacaacaaaactaAGCtcgaaattagataaaaatacatataaaaataagactGGTCAACCTATCCTCAACCCAATGGAAAACATTGATAAAAGAGGTCACCCACCTCCAAGCCAATggatcaaaataaatatgaacgcAAGTTTTAAGAATGGTTGTGTACTGGAGAATTATTGCtagagaaaaaattatatagtttTGTGGGCAAGCTCCATCTTCAAAAGCGGATTTTCTACTATAATGGTAGAGGTAGATGTTGTAAGAATTGCTTTAAGATTGTTGCTAGGAGAAACTGTAAAGTTCTCTTCAAAATTGACTCCCAAATTCTAGCCAATGCTTGTTCCAACCAACTCTTCCATTAGCAAATTCAAAGACCGGGTACCTCTTTAGGATATCCATCTTTCCCTCAAGAAGAAAAGGTTTTCGAGGCTAGCCCATGTTTGAAATAGGCTAACCAAGTTGCCACTTCCTTGTTGCTTGGGTTAAAGTTATGAAAACTTGCTTACCTAATCTAGTGACAAGTTGGTTTTAGATGTAGATGATTTGTTCATACAATATGAAGATTAGAAACCCAAAAGGTAGATGATTCTCACCAAATCCAAGTTTTGAAGCATGATTCCCCGCAAAGCTCCAAATAATAAGTACTTATAAGGCAGCCAATTCACTTAACTAAATTTAAGAACATGTTAGCTCTAAAGGATAGATGATTAACTCACCGAATTTGGAGTTTCAAAAACATTGATGATAGAATCACTCAACCAACTAAATCTGGGTTCTAAAGCATGGTTCCAGTTAAAGCTTAAAatcattatttcttaaaaagtaTAGATGATTTGCTTGGTAAATTTAGCGATAAGTTGGTTTTAGAGTGTATAATGATTCACTTACTAAATTCAGGGTCCAAAGTATGACTCCGTGAAAAGCTTCAAAACTTTTAGATGATTCATAAAATTCGATGATAGGTTGGCTCTGGAGGCAGATAATTTGCTTAGTGAATTCAAGGTCTAGAGCATGAGTTCTTACaaatcttcaaaacaaaattcaTTGGAGGGTAGATGATTTGGTCATCAAATTGTGTCACAGGTTGTTTTAAAAGGATACTTTCACTCACCGAATCTATAACTAGATAACCTAGAAGATAGATGATTTACTTATTGAATCCAGGTCTAGAGCACaagtttgagaaaaaattcaaacattgttgttaaaattgcGATTTAATGCATacgattttataattttacgtGTCAGGGACCTCCAAATGATTCAAATCacatataaaatcaaaattgaggTAAAATTGGAGTGAATCGTGATTCAAATCTATAAAATCGTTGAAATCGCAAGTTTGATAGCGATTTTAACTATTTCACTTTTGACTCCAAGAAAGGTTAGAGACATAAAGAATTTCATCTCTAACCAGTACTATATTAATTCTTATTTGATGGTTGCCTTCTGCCTTTGCAAACCCTTATCTCTCTCAAGCCTCAAACACATTTCAGTCACAACCTTCTACCACCGTTCCTCCCCTTTCCATGCAGTTGCTCGGTGCTTAGTGCCACTGTCAATTCACAACTCCAATTGCTCTATGTCGCcatcgattcacaaacacaagCTATTGGGTTGTTGGCTTGGCTAAGCCATTGTGAGTCCATGACTCTATCAATTCACTCACACATGAATCAAATCGACATTCACCTACTCAGTGTCACCATTTCCCTTCGTGCAACACGAATTGATTCAGCACACTCATAGCTTTGATTGCTTGATGTTGCGGTTGTACCATCAAGTTAACTTAAAGACTGAGTCAGACTATTAGAAATCtcgttttcttcttttgcaattttttgGTCATTTCATGTCTATATCCACCTTCTAGCTTGTATAGGGACAGTGACAAATTAGTTCACCCTACCACCTATAAGGAGGCGATATCTGATATCGATGCCTTAAAGTAATAGATAGATATGGAATCTCAGATGGAGTCTATGTACTCCAACCAGATTTGGATCTTAGTAGATTTGCTCAAGAGAATTGTTCTTGTCGGGTGTAAATGAatcttcaagagaaaaattgatTTAGATGGATAGATTTCAACTTATAAAGCTCGATCGgtggcaaaaggttatcgtCAGTGTCAAAGTATTAACTATGATGAGACTTTCTCACCTGTCGCAATGCTAAAGTCCATTAGGATTATGTTAACCATAGTTACTTACTATGACCATGAGATCTAGCAAATGGATGTCAAGACAGCTTTTTTGAATGGATTTTTTGAAGAAgagatctatatggaacaaccgaATGGATTTGAGTCCACCAATCCACATCAGGTGTGTTTGCTGAAGAGATCGATATATGGTTTGAAACAAGCATTGAGAAGTTGGAACATCCGTTTTGATTACGAGATCAAAAGGTTTGGTTTCTTGAGAAATCCAAATGAACTATGTGTATATAAGAAGGCTAGTGGGAGCAACATTGTGTTCCTAATCTTGTTTGTAAATGATATTCTAATTATGGGTAACAGTGTGGACATGATGATGTTTACGAAAGCCTAGTTGTTTAGAGTATTATCCATGAAGGATCTAAGAGATGCTacctatatatatttt
The Diospyros lotus cultivar Yz01 chromosome 12, ASM1463336v1, whole genome shotgun sequence DNA segment above includes these coding regions:
- the LOC127787316 gene encoding 14 kDa proline-rich protein DC2.15-like — protein: MGLKGNASLVLFFFVNLLFYALVSAHGTFPPNPKPKPMAKLAPSPSPSTSACPTDVLKFGMCTSVLDGLLNMTTGDLPVAPCCSLFQGLADFEAATCLCIAFKANMFGMNINIPLSMSLLLNVCSKSVPPGYQCS